The Mariluticola halotolerans nucleotide sequence TCGGGTCAGCCGGTTTGTGTGCTTTGGCGGTGGCGGATTTTTCTGTCGACCCATCGCCAGAAAATCCGAATGAAATCAATCTGTTTTATCGCTTACTTGCACTTAAAGTGGCGCCGGAAATGGCCGCTTTCGCCACGCCAGCCCCGGAACGTGAAAATATTTACTATCCGAGCTGTGGCCTGTTTGTGGCGCGGGATGAGACTTATGTGCTTGCGGTCAAAGCCGGAGACAACGGCGACGGGCATAATCACAACGATGTCGGCAGTGTCACGCTTTACAAGAATGGCCAGCCGTTGCTGATCGATGTCGGGGTGGAAACCTATAGCGCGCAAACCTTTTCCAAAGACCGGTATGATTTGTGGACGATGCAGTCCGCCTACCACAATCTGCCGAGTTTTGCGGGGATCGGCCAACGCGCCGGAGCCGAGTTTGCGGCAAGGGATGTCGTGGTCGGTTTGCAGGCGGCTCAACCTGAAATCATGATGGATATTGCCGGCGCTTATCCGGCTGAGGCCGAGGTAAAATCCTACAAGCGACATGTGCGCCTTGTGGCCGGTCATGCCGTCGAGATTGAAGACATTTATGAGGGGGTGCGCTCAGCCGAACTTTCACTTTTGGTCAAAGAGTCGCCTGAGGTGACAGCGTCCGGGTTTCAGCTGGGCAATCTGGCGCATGTCAACGTGACGGGCGGCGGTCCCTTACGGGTTGAGAAAATCGCGATCACGGATGCCCGTTTGCGCCAAGCGTGGCCCGATATAATTTTTCGCGTTTTGATTCCGATAAAGGCGAAGCGTCTCATGCTGAGAATCGAGTGAGGTCAGGATGAGCGCAAGCACGCCAGCCACTACAGCAAAGAAGACGCCGCGCGTTCAGGTTTCCCGCCGCCGTCGTCGGGTGCAGAATACGCTGATCGCCTATTCATTCATTGCGCCGAATTTTCTCGGGTTCCTGATTTTTACGCTCGGTCCGATCCTGTTTGCCTTTGCGTTGGCGTTTATGCACTGGGACGGCAACACACCCATCGAGTTTGCCGGGCTCGATCATTTCTGGAAGTTGTTTGAGGACCGCATTTTCCAGACTGCATTCTGGAATACGCTGGTCTTCACCGGGGCGTCGGTGCCGTTGACCCTGGTTTGTTCGCTTGGTTTGGCGCTGCTGCTGAACCAGAAGATTTTTGGGCGCAATTTCTTTCGTACGGTTGCCTTCTTCCCTTATGTGGCCTCGCTGGTGGCTGTTGCTGTGGTTTGGAACATGTTGTTCAACCCGGAGTACGGCCCGGTCAATATGGTGCTTTATAACCTTGGCATCGACCCTAAGGATTTGCCGCGCTGGGCCGCTGACAGGCATTGGGCCATGGCAACGATCGTCATGTTTTCCGTGTGGAAAAGCATGGGCTATTTCATGGTGATCTATCTGGCGGGTCTGCAGGGGATCAGTTCCGAGCTTTATGAAGCTGCTGATATCGACGGGGCAACGGCATGGCAGAAGTTCTGGCGCATCACCTTGCCACAGCTCGCCCCGACCACATTTTTTGTGTCGGTCATCCTCACGATCAACTCGTTCAAAGTGTTCGATCAGGTCTACATGTTGACCCAGGGCGGGCCGGGGACCTCTACCCTGGTTCTGGTTTATCACATCTACAATGAGGCGTTCATTTCCTGGGACCTGGGGTATTCCAGCATGGTGGCGCTGGTTCTCTTCATGCTGGTTCTCATGATCACCATCGTGCAGTTCCGCTGGTCGCAGCGCGGCGAGGAGGACCTGTCATGAGCTCAGCCACTACGATGCCGCTTAGGCGCCGCCGCAAACCGGTCAAATGGGGCCTTATCCTCACCTATCTGACGGTTGCGCTGGTAACCGTAACTATGCTGGCTCCGTTTGCCTGGATGCTTTCAGCCTCTCTTAAGCTCGACAGGGACGTGTTTGCCTTTCCCATCCAGTGGGTTCCAGAACAGCCGCGCTGGGAGAATTTTGTAGAAATCTGGACCAAAATTCCGCTGGGCCTGTTCGTTTACAATACGGCGAAGCTGACGGTGATTGTCACCGTGCTGCAATTGTTGACGTCCAGCTTTGCCGCCTATGCCTTTGCGAAACTGCGCTTTCCATACCGGAATGCCCTGTTTCTGGCCTATATCGCCACGATTGCGATGCCCTGGCAGGTTTATATGGTGCCGCAATTCCTGCTGATGCGGGAGCTGGGCCTGACCAATAGCCATTTGTCGCTGATCTTTTTGCAGGCCTTTACCGCTTTTGGCGTGTTTCTGATGCGCCAGTTTTACATGTCCATCCCCGATGAGTTGTGCGAGGCGGCGCGGATCGACGGGATGAGCGAATACGGTATCTGGTGGCGCATCATGTTGCCGCTTTCAATGCCGGCGCTTTCGACACTGACCATCTTCACTTTCGTGAACACCTGGAACGATTTTCTTGGGCCGCTGATCTATCTGACGCGGACTGAACTCAAGACCATTCAGATCGGTATTCGCATGTTCATTACCCAGTATGGGCAGGAATACGGGCTGATCATGGCCGCGTCTGTTGTCTCGCTTATTCCCGTTCTCATCGTGTTTTTATTGCTGCAACGCTTCTTTGTTGAAGGCATCGCCTCCACAGGTCTGAAGGGATGACTATGTCTGACGTAATAACCAGTCCTGAAATTGAAATGATTTCCGATCTGGAAGTGACGGAGGCTATAGATGCCGTGTGCGCGCAGGTCAGGCGCAACCTGACGACTTTCACCCACGCGGCACAGAACCACTCAAGCGTTGATAATTTTTATCCGGCTGTGCCCAATGATCAGTGGACTGCGGGGTTTTGGCCCGGCTCGATCTGGTTGGCATATGAAGCCACCGGGGATATTGCCTTCCGTGCTGCTGCCGAGGTGCAGGTTCAGAGCTTTTTGAAGCGAATTGAAAACCGCATTGCGACTGATCATCACGATATGGGGTTCTTATATACGCCCAGCTGCACGGCCGCCTGGAAGTTGACCGAGAACCTGGATGGCCGCTGGGCCGCGTTGCTGGCGGCGGATCAGCTGATTGAGCGTTTTCAGGAAAAAGGCCAGTTTTTGCAGGCTTGGGGGCCGATGGGCGAGCCGGGGAACTACCGCTACATCATCGATTGCCTGATGAATTTGCCGCTTCTTTACTGGGCCAGCGCAGAGACGAACAATCCGGTATACCGGGAGAAGGCTCTGGCGCATACGCGCACGACGCTTGCGCATTCCATCCGCAAAGATTTTTCGACGTATCATACTTTCTTCTTCGATCCTGAAACGGGCGCACCCGCAGGTGGCGCGACCAAGCAGGGCTATCGCGATGAGAGCGCATGGACGCGCGGGCAGGCATGGGGCATTTCCGGGCTGGCCTATTGCTATCGTTATGACCCCAACCCGCATTACATTGCCACTTTCGAGAAGCTGCTTGCCTATTATCTGGAGCGTCTGCCCGC carries:
- a CDS encoding glycoside hydrolase family 88 protein; the encoded protein is MSDVITSPEIEMISDLEVTEAIDAVCAQVRRNLTTFTHAAQNHSSVDNFYPAVPNDQWTAGFWPGSIWLAYEATGDIAFRAAAEVQVQSFLKRIENRIATDHHDMGFLYTPSCTAAWKLTENLDGRWAALLAADQLIERFQEKGQFLQAWGPMGEPGNYRYIIDCLMNLPLLYWASAETNNPVYREKALAHTRTTLAHSIRKDFSTYHTFFFDPETGAPAGGATKQGYRDESAWTRGQAWGISGLAYCYRYDPNPHYIATFEKLLAYYLERLPADLVPYWDLTFVDGDEPRDSSSAAVVACGLLEMANHVGINRAGEMRALARRMLGSLWRDYAVRDPKVSNGLLLHGTYSKKTPFNSCRGEGVNECVAWGDYFYFEGLTRLARSWNSYW
- a CDS encoding carbohydrate ABC transporter permease — encoded protein: MPLRRRRKPVKWGLILTYLTVALVTVTMLAPFAWMLSASLKLDRDVFAFPIQWVPEQPRWENFVEIWTKIPLGLFVYNTAKLTVIVTVLQLLTSSFAAYAFAKLRFPYRNALFLAYIATIAMPWQVYMVPQFLLMRELGLTNSHLSLIFLQAFTAFGVFLMRQFYMSIPDELCEAARIDGMSEYGIWWRIMLPLSMPALSTLTIFTFVNTWNDFLGPLIYLTRTELKTIQIGIRMFITQYGQEYGLIMAASVVSLIPVLIVFLLLQRFFVEGIASTGLKG
- a CDS encoding carbohydrate ABC transporter permease, producing the protein MSASTPATTAKKTPRVQVSRRRRRVQNTLIAYSFIAPNFLGFLIFTLGPILFAFALAFMHWDGNTPIEFAGLDHFWKLFEDRIFQTAFWNTLVFTGASVPLTLVCSLGLALLLNQKIFGRNFFRTVAFFPYVASLVAVAVVWNMLFNPEYGPVNMVLYNLGIDPKDLPRWAADRHWAMATIVMFSVWKSMGYFMVIYLAGLQGISSELYEAADIDGATAWQKFWRITLPQLAPTTFFVSVILTINSFKVFDQVYMLTQGGPGTSTLVLVYHIYNEAFISWDLGYSSMVALVLFMLVLMITIVQFRWSQRGEEDLS